The window CAAGGTTGCATTGCCGCATTGGTCAACCACCCTGAGGCGGACCAGCGAATAGATATTCCCGTTATCAATGGTGAAAACCGGACTGGCCTGAGGGGGTGCAATGATGGAGGGTACAGCGGGGACACTACCGATGATCTCATACAAGAATGGCGCATTGCCTCCTTTTACATCCGCATTCACGGTGAAACTATTGTTATCACATTGGTAAATGGCTGATTTATCGAGTCGGGGGTATTGGTATGCATTCACCCGAATCGTATCAAAGTACTTGTTCGAACAAAATGATGGAAGGTCGTACCGGATAATATAACTGCCGGGGGCCAGTTCATTCCAGGTATAGTTGATACGGTCCGTATTGTTGTATGGAATACTTACATTCACGCCATCATGCTGGATAATAACAGGTGTTATCGTTCCTAAATTGGACTGCACCCTGATAGTCAATTCAGCTGAACCATCCTGGAAAGCCCCGGAAGGGCATTTGGGTGTAATGGTAACATCCCTCTCCAACGCACTTATTACAGGCATTACATTCCGTGTTGATGAATTCCCGCAATTATCGGTTAGTACTACCCTCAATTGGCCTGCATAACCATTGGTCTGGATATTATTAATCCATACTATCGGCGAACTGCTATTGGCTGACGCCAACTGGTTTCCAGTGGAGTCAAAAACCCTGATAGCATAAGGCCCAGTTCCAAACTGAACAAAAACCCTCAACGATGTGGCTCCCATGATACAGGAAGGTGTAGCCGATACTTGCAGGGCAATGGCCCTTGGGGCTGCGCTAAAACACCTTGTAAGGGTAGTATCATAACAATTATCCCTGATATTCACACAATAGCTTCCATAGGGCAAACTATTGAAAACACCTGTAGAATTGGTTCCCACCAATTGGTTATTGGCATCCAACAACTCAAACAATGGATTGGTAAAATTAACCACGCCATCTACCCTTGCATTGAAACCTGAACAGGACCTTCCTGAAATGGACACATTACCCGCAGACGGAACTGGTTGTACGGCCTGGAAACAACGGGTTATGACCGTATCAAAACAAAGGGCATTGTTTTGGATGTCTATGCAATAACTTCCATAGGGCACCTCACTGAATACACCGGAAGTATTGGATTGGATAATATTTCCAGAGCCATCCTTTAACCTGAATTGCGGGGAAGAAAGTCCGACCTGGTTGTCAACGGTGGCTGTAAAACCCGTACAAGTGGTATTGGATAGAATAACAGCCCCTACCGAAGGTTGTTCTGGTACAATGGTTATGCAACGCCTTATGGTGGTATCGAAACAATCGGGGCCATTGATAATGTCCATACAATAAGTGCCATAGGGAAGGTTCGTGAATAGCCCGGTAGCATTACAAGCCACGAGTTGGTTGGCGGAATTATAAAGACAATACTGGGGATTATAGAACCCGGTTTGCCAACCGACACTTATATCCACCGTGGTGCAATACCTTGTTGCATTCAAATCCGGTGCAACATTCGGAAGCTCAGGCAATACCGTAAAGCAACGTACTATAGTAGTATCATAACAATTATCATCATTACTGATCCTCAGGCAATAGCTTCCATAATTGATATTCCCAAAATTTCCCGTTGAATTACAACCAACCAGTACACCGGCTTCAGTATACAGGCAGAAATCCGGATTGAACAGGTTCGTTTGCCCCCCAATGGAAAAATCAAAACCTTCACAATACCTATTGCCTATGGTAATACTGGCATTGACTGATGGAACAAGTGGCGCAATGGTAAAGCAACGAGTGATAGTAGTATCATAACAACCATCTTTCACCCTGATACAATAACTACCATTGGTTAATCCAGGAAAACTGCCATTGCTATTGCACCCAACCAGGTTATTGGCCTGGTCATACAGGCAAAATTCAGGATTGGTAAAATTTGATAACCCTGCAACATTCACATTCACTGAATTGCAATCAACCCTACTGATATTTACATTGGGCGAAAGGGATGGTATTGGTTGGCTAACCGTAAAGGTCCTGTTGATCGTTGTGTCAAAGCAATCATCCTTAATACTGATCGTATAGGCCCCTGCACTTAAACCACTGAATATACCAGTTGCATTACAGGACAAAAGGGTTGAGGATGAATTGTACAGGCAAAACTGAGGATTGGTCAGGTTGGTTTGACTGGAAATGGTCGCGGTGAAACTATTACAAGCCTGCTGTGTGGTTGTTACAATACTTCCTACAGAGGGCAGGTAGATTGAAAACCATCTCACAGTCCTTACATTTCCACATCCATCTTTTACAGCGAGGTTTACAAATCGCTGCCTTCCTACCCCATGATCGAATGTCGAACTGGAATACCAGGATGTATCACCTGGTGAATTGATCACTCCATACTGGAAAGCGGAAAACGCTGTACCTGATGTATTCAAATTGCCCCTGCTATCCCTTAACCCAATGAAGAACCGGATATCATCACAACTCAATTTGTTCCCATTGTAAACCTCGATCCACCAATTGTAATCCAGGACATTGATCCTTCTTGTCTGGATCCCCCCACAGGAGTCGGTCAACTGGATATTGTATTCCCCGCCCGGGAGGCCGGTAAAGACTCCTGTATTGTTTGAGGTACCAACCCCCGCAGCTGAAGGTGATACAATGGTGAAGGTATAGGGTGACCTTCCTCCTACAAGGGCCTGTACGGATATCGTACCATCAGATGCATTCAAACAGGTGACATCGGATTTGGATAAGGCAAAGCGGGGATCTGTATAACTTCCCGTAACGCTGATATTATCCTGCCTCACTTCACAACCGGTAGTCACATCACGTACGGTAACGGAATAAACCCCTGCTGACAATCCTGTAATAAGGCTAGATGAAGTAAACGGGGTACTGACTGGTCCATCAACCTTGTAATTGTAATTACCTGTTCCCCCGCTTGCCTGAACCTGGATGGTTCCTGTGGCCATACAACGGGATTCTGAAGGAACTGCACTGGTAATCAGGAGACTACTGCAAGGCTGCCCAAAGGAGTAGGAAAAGGTGAAAAGTAAAAATACGAAGAGGGTGTAGAGGTTTTTCATAGCAACAGCACGGTTTCATTAACGGATATTCACAAACCCCGCTGGTAATTTCACGAAACCCTTACCAGCAAAGGATTGTACGGATTTATAGCAAGATACGCTACTTATTTAGTTCTTGCAATAGCACATGAATACTTAACCACCAAATACCTGAAAACCACCATTTGTACGGGCACATGAATTACCCCTGGCTTTGAATCAAAATTGCTTTTAATCAACTCAGGAAGAATGAATTATTGCATACCACATAA is drawn from Flavihumibacter rivuli and contains these coding sequences:
- a CDS encoding T9SS type A sorting domain-containing protein is translated as MKNLYTLFVFLLFTFSYSFGQPCSSLLITSAVPSESRCMATGTIQVQASGGTGNYNYKVDGPVSTPFTSSSLITGLSAGVYSVTVRDVTTGCEVRQDNISVTGSYTDPRFALSKSDVTCLNASDGTISVQALVGGRSPYTFTIVSPSAAGVGTSNNTGVFTGLPGGEYNIQLTDSCGGIQTRRINVLDYNWWIEVYNGNKLSCDDIRFFIGLRDSRGNLNTSGTAFSAFQYGVINSPGDTSWYSSSTFDHGVGRQRFVNLAVKDGCGNVRTVRWFSIYLPSVGSIVTTTQQACNSFTATISSQTNLTNPQFCLYNSSSTLLSCNATGIFSGLSAGAYTISIKDDCFDTTINRTFTVSQPIPSLSPNVNISRVDCNSVNVNVAGLSNFTNPEFCLYDQANNLVGCNSNGSFPGLTNGSYCIRVKDGCYDTTITRCFTIAPLVPSVNASITIGNRYCEGFDFSIGGQTNLFNPDFCLYTEAGVLVGCNSTGNFGNINYGSYCLRISNDDNCYDTTIVRCFTVLPELPNVAPDLNATRYCTTVDISVGWQTGFYNPQYCLYNSANQLVACNATGLFTNLPYGTYCMDIINGPDCFDTTIRRCITIVPEQPSVGAVILSNTTCTGFTATVDNQVGLSSPQFRLKDGSGNIIQSNTSGVFSEVPYGSYCIDIQNNALCFDTVITRCFQAVQPVPSAGNVSISGRSCSGFNARVDGVVNFTNPLFELLDANNQLVGTNSTGVFNSLPYGSYCVNIRDNCYDTTLTRCFSAAPRAIALQVSATPSCIMGATSLRVFVQFGTGPYAIRVFDSTGNQLASANSSSPIVWINNIQTNGYAGQLRVVLTDNCGNSSTRNVMPVISALERDVTITPKCPSGAFQDGSAELTIRVQSNLGTITPVIIQHDGVNVSIPYNNTDRINYTWNELAPGSYIIRYDLPSFCSNKYFDTIRVNAYQYPRLDKSAIYQCDNNSFTVNADVKGGNAPFLYEIIGSVPAVPSIIAPPQASPVFTIDNGNIYSLVRLRVVDQCGNATLNDVSVLPLQNTVVTSTADCYYADVTLTVDSVPNASYTWYKKLSETDSVEVGNARVFEIPYLTPAEIGTYVSKISVGNGCLTRLNYFSVTGQCGGVLEDDFKLKASKRNGVHVLNWKHISSAEVNTYQVERLARVDGIPEVIGEIRPANGWQSFSLTDQAPLMGANYYRVKVIGKNGKVGYSNLVKLDHTGGMGFSVYPNPVRDVINIRIAAASRSGYDFKLFSSSGQLVMADQKVVEGSSVIQIRRTKNIRPGIYLLRISNTTTGEVRFEKLLFE